The following are from one region of the Actinopolyspora halophila DSM 43834 genome:
- a CDS encoding metal-dependent hydrolase has product MATGPTHAMSGLAAWAAVTAAAGAHTIGQLTPKTWVVGAILATGAALLPDIDHPKSTVARTFGGMSRGVSAALSGFSGFLYRLTRTQHDSDRSGTHRGFTHTIVFAILAGLITTAIVQSSNGTALGVLMFVFAGLTVRGLMNNWSPQSDALLIAAVSLTLTIVCWAWSGNQPHDAAAFGVAVMIGCVAHFIGDAITEQGCPMLWPIPLGSRTWYPVAPPKALRMKTGGKVELAIIGPGLTIAATILSAVVLYRVGAVPWLAELGLPPKVMAWITPS; this is encoded by the coding sequence GTGGCGACCGGACCCACCCACGCGATGAGCGGACTCGCGGCATGGGCCGCCGTGACGGCGGCGGCGGGTGCGCACACCATCGGCCAGCTCACCCCCAAGACCTGGGTGGTGGGCGCGATCCTGGCGACCGGGGCCGCGCTGCTGCCGGACATCGACCATCCGAAGTCGACCGTGGCACGCACCTTCGGCGGAATGTCGCGCGGAGTTTCGGCCGCCCTCAGCGGATTCAGCGGCTTTCTGTACCGCCTGACCAGAACCCAGCACGACAGCGACCGCTCGGGGACGCACCGGGGCTTCACCCACACCATCGTGTTCGCGATACTGGCCGGCCTGATCACCACGGCCATAGTGCAGAGCAGCAACGGCACCGCGCTCGGCGTGCTGATGTTCGTCTTCGCCGGGCTCACCGTCCGGGGGCTGATGAACAACTGGTCCCCGCAGAGCGACGCGCTGCTGATCGCGGCCGTTTCGCTGACCCTGACCATCGTGTGCTGGGCCTGGAGCGGCAACCAACCACACGACGCGGCCGCGTTCGGGGTGGCGGTCATGATCGGGTGCGTCGCCCACTTCATCGGCGACGCCATCACCGAGCAGGGCTGTCCGATGCTCTGGCCCATCCCCCTCGGCAGCCGGACCTGGTACCCGGTTGCACCTCCGAAGGCCTTGCGGATGAAGACCGGGGGGAAGGTCGAACTGGCGATCATCGGCCCAGGGCTCACCATCGCCGCCACGATCCTGTCCGCCGTGGTGCTCTACCGGGTCGGCGCCGTCCCGTGGCTCGCCGAACTGGGGCTCCCGCCGAAGGTGATGGCCTGGATAACACCGAGCTGA
- a CDS encoding thioesterase family protein has translation MTTRWSDNDAYGHVNNVTHYSWFDTAVNGWLMRATGTDVRRLSAIGVVAETACRYLSELSFPDEVEVGIGLRRLGNSSVTYGLAAFGNGSEQPASLGRFVHVYVDRETRITVPVPEEIRAALRQL, from the coding sequence ATGACCACCCGCTGGTCCGACAATGACGCCTACGGCCACGTCAACAACGTGACCCACTACTCGTGGTTCGACACGGCCGTGAACGGCTGGCTGATGCGGGCCACGGGCACCGACGTCCGCCGGCTCTCCGCGATCGGCGTGGTCGCCGAGACGGCCTGCCGCTACCTGTCCGAGCTGAGCTTTCCCGACGAGGTCGAGGTCGGCATCGGGCTGCGCAGGCTGGGCAATTCCAGCGTCACCTACGGGTTGGCCGCGTTCGGCAACGGCAGCGAGCAGCCCGCCTCGCTGGGCAGGTTCGTGCACGTCTACGTGGACCGCGAAACGCGCATCACCGTCCCCGTGCCGGAGGAGATCCGCGCGGCGCTGCGGCAGCTGTAG
- a CDS encoding SDR family oxidoreductase gives MNEEVLTVIGSGGMGRAVARRTGSGRRVLLADLDESALESTAESLRSDGHDVTTHRVDVSSRDSVAELARVAAELGPVTRLAHTAGLSPARSSAATILRVNLLGAALVLEEFENVVVTGGSAVVVSSMAGHMETSLDEEQEEELARTPAEELLRLPCADPEAVTEPGRAYGIAKRANQLRVQRASVLWGDRGTRVNSISPGVISTPMVQQELGSEQRGAVRAMIDASAAGRLGTPEDIAAAADFLLGPEATFVSGTDLLVDGGVVAAVRSGRLSGSDQG, from the coding sequence ATGAACGAGGAAGTGCTGACCGTCATCGGCAGCGGCGGAATGGGGCGGGCCGTGGCGCGCCGAACGGGAAGCGGCAGGCGCGTACTGCTCGCGGACCTCGACGAGAGCGCACTGGAGTCGACCGCCGAGTCGTTGCGCTCGGACGGACACGACGTGACCACGCACCGGGTGGACGTCTCCTCGCGTGACTCGGTCGCCGAGCTGGCCCGCGTCGCCGCCGAGCTGGGGCCGGTCACCCGGCTGGCTCATACGGCGGGACTCTCCCCCGCGCGGTCGTCGGCGGCGACGATCCTGCGGGTGAACCTGCTCGGGGCGGCACTGGTTCTCGAGGAGTTCGAGAACGTGGTCGTCACGGGAGGATCGGCCGTCGTCGTTTCCAGCATGGCCGGGCACATGGAAACGTCCCTCGACGAGGAGCAGGAGGAGGAGCTGGCCCGCACTCCGGCCGAGGAGTTGCTCCGACTCCCCTGCGCCGACCCGGAAGCGGTGACCGAGCCGGGCCGCGCCTACGGAATCGCCAAACGCGCCAACCAGCTCCGGGTGCAACGAGCCAGCGTGCTCTGGGGAGACCGGGGCACCCGGGTCAATTCGATCAGCCCCGGCGTCATCTCGACACCCATGGTGCAGCAGGAACTGGGCTCGGAGCAGCGCGGTGCGGTACGCGCGATGATCGACGCTTCCGCCGCAGGGCGGCTCGGAACGCCCGAGGACATCGCCGCGGCGGCCGATTTCCTGCTCGGTCCGGAAGCGACCTTCGTCAGCGGCACCGACCTCCTCGTCGACGGTGGTGTCGTGGCCGCTGTTCGTTCCGGCAGGCTGAGTGGCTCCGACCAGGGCTGA
- a CDS encoding TetR/AcrR family transcriptional regulator encodes MASRTARGERGAATRESILSTAERLFAENGIYTVSNRRISEEAELGNSAAVTYHFGTKTELVRAILRGHGDRMEHLRTNMVAAPGDPESLRYWVSCLVRPMTGHLEELGSPTWYARFATQVAADPGLHEIANEDSLSSPALRFALDGMNRCLPELSASVRTERWNMGRHLTTHMCVERERALAEGAPTLHADWESFANGLIDAVVGLWLAPVTSRS; translated from the coding sequence GTGGCGAGCAGGACGGCGCGGGGCGAGCGCGGCGCGGCAACGCGGGAGTCGATCCTGAGCACGGCGGAGCGGTTGTTCGCCGAGAACGGGATATACACGGTCTCCAACCGCCGGATCAGCGAGGAGGCCGAACTCGGCAACAGCGCCGCGGTCACCTACCACTTCGGCACGAAGACCGAGCTGGTGCGTGCGATCCTGCGCGGACACGGCGATCGGATGGAACACCTGCGCACGAACATGGTGGCCGCTCCGGGCGACCCCGAGAGCCTGCGCTACTGGGTCTCCTGCCTGGTGCGCCCGATGACCGGGCACCTGGAGGAGTTGGGCAGCCCGACGTGGTACGCGCGGTTCGCCACCCAGGTCGCCGCCGACCCCGGTCTCCACGAGATCGCGAACGAGGACTCGCTGAGCTCCCCCGCGCTGCGGTTCGCCCTGGACGGGATGAACCGGTGCCTGCCCGAGCTGTCGGCCAGCGTACGGACCGAGCGCTGGAACATGGGCCGGCACCTGACCACGCACATGTGCGTCGAACGCGAACGCGCCCTCGCCGAGGGAGCGCCCACCCTGCACGCGGACTGGGAGAGCTTCGCCAACGGCCTGATCGACGCCGTCGTCGGGTTGTGGCTGGCCCCGGTGACGTCCCGCTCGTGA
- a CDS encoding helix-turn-helix transcriptional regulator gives MIIETPTFGSYLRHLRSGAPPAAFAPDPTYRTPRPAMNRAELATAARAGVGYVQKLEQGHADNPSPAVVDRLADALGSISVERQHLHDLAGAHRGDQVEPAWRQEVTSVQREAADGLHPSLAAYVDESWNVLYSNAEYRRIFRRITEVGNVLTWFFYMSESKAVMVEWEHEARLTVAWLRALMARRPGNPMFAEVLEVLSRSTEFVRMWDLQEVILGRHKPHFLVHDLDRGREVELLAQVYPTPDPSQEMQLYLGIPAG, from the coding sequence GTGATCATCGAAACGCCGACTTTCGGTAGTTATTTACGCCACCTGCGGTCGGGTGCCCCGCCTGCCGCGTTCGCGCCTGACCCGACCTACCGGACACCGCGCCCGGCGATGAACCGGGCGGAGTTGGCGACGGCGGCGCGCGCCGGCGTGGGGTACGTCCAGAAGCTGGAACAGGGCCACGCGGACAATCCCTCCCCGGCGGTGGTGGACCGACTGGCCGATGCTCTCGGGAGCATCTCGGTGGAACGGCAGCACCTCCACGACCTGGCCGGTGCTCACCGCGGCGACCAAGTGGAACCGGCGTGGCGGCAGGAGGTGACGTCGGTGCAGCGCGAGGCGGCGGACGGGCTGCATCCGAGTTTGGCCGCCTACGTCGACGAATCCTGGAACGTGCTGTACTCCAACGCCGAGTACCGGCGGATCTTTCGGCGCATCACCGAGGTCGGCAACGTGTTGACCTGGTTCTTCTACATGTCGGAGTCCAAGGCCGTCATGGTCGAGTGGGAGCACGAGGCACGGCTGACGGTGGCCTGGTTGCGCGCCCTCATGGCGCGCAGGCCCGGTAACCCGATGTTCGCCGAGGTCCTGGAGGTGCTCTCGCGATCGACGGAGTTCGTGCGGATGTGGGACCTGCAGGAGGTGATCCTGGGACGCCACAAGCCGCACTTCCTGGTCCACGACCTCGACCGCGGGCGGGAGGTCGAGTTGTTGGCGCAGGTCTACCCGACTCCGGACCCGAGCCAGGAGATGCAGCTCTACCTGGGAATCCCGGCGGGATAG
- a CDS encoding flavin-containing monooxygenase produces the protein MTNDERSPAADPLDPGELGFEPEEVRARYRVERDRRLRSDGSTQYLAPTGDFGYYVEDPYVEAEPAREPCTDEVEVLIVGAGFGGLLAGARLRQAGFDSIRVVEKGGDVGGTWYWNRYPGVRCDVESYIYLPLLEELGYVPSEKYARGEEIRQYTRSIAQHFDLYRDACFRTEVSGATWDESRRRWTVTTDRGDNTTARYVIFSSGPFSRPKLPGIPGIDTFRGHTFHTSRWDYAYTGGDQTGGMHGLADKRVAVVGTGATGIQCVPALAEDAAHLYVFQRTPSVVDERGNRPTDPEWAANLSEGWHERRRNNFLAVLGGDRDEQDRDMVADRWSDLALRYREVADETGREELSAEEHELVREIADFRKMSQVRERVSSLVEDEGTARALQPWYRYECKRPTFNDDYYPAFNRPNVTLVDTEGRGVERITERGLVSHGVEYEVDCLVFATGFQVGGSHPAASGLPLHGRDGVTLPEHFSNGMRTLHGFTSHGFPNLFCTGPSQNGVAPNFTHVLDDQAVHIAAVITESEKRGAAYVEPTAAAEQAWVDEMSGRAGGDGALDECTPGYYNNEGHSSVVRSFYKPDELEFAELLRRWRAEDGFTDVLVYPGENHDAERI, from the coding sequence ATGACCAACGATGAGCGGTCACCCGCGGCGGATCCGCTGGACCCCGGTGAGCTCGGCTTCGAACCGGAGGAAGTGCGCGCCCGCTACCGGGTCGAGCGCGATCGCCGACTCCGCTCGGACGGATCGACCCAGTACCTCGCACCGACGGGGGACTTCGGCTATTACGTCGAGGACCCCTACGTCGAGGCCGAACCCGCCCGCGAGCCGTGCACCGACGAGGTGGAGGTGCTGATCGTCGGCGCGGGCTTCGGAGGGCTGCTCGCGGGGGCGCGGCTGCGGCAGGCCGGATTCGACTCGATCCGGGTGGTGGAGAAGGGCGGAGACGTCGGCGGAACCTGGTACTGGAACCGCTATCCGGGAGTGCGCTGCGACGTCGAGTCCTACATCTACCTGCCCCTGCTGGAGGAGCTCGGTTACGTGCCGAGCGAGAAGTACGCGCGCGGCGAGGAGATCCGCCAGTACACCAGGAGCATCGCCCAGCACTTCGACCTCTACCGCGACGCGTGCTTCCGGACGGAGGTGTCCGGCGCCACCTGGGACGAGTCCCGGCGTCGCTGGACGGTCACCACCGACCGCGGCGACAACACGACCGCGCGGTACGTGATCTTCTCCAGTGGCCCGTTCAGCAGGCCGAAGCTGCCCGGCATACCGGGAATCGACACCTTCCGCGGGCACACCTTCCACACCAGCCGCTGGGACTACGCCTACACCGGCGGGGACCAGACCGGCGGTATGCACGGGCTCGCGGACAAGCGCGTAGCCGTGGTCGGCACCGGGGCCACGGGGATCCAGTGCGTGCCCGCCCTCGCCGAGGACGCGGCTCACCTGTACGTCTTCCAGCGCACCCCGTCCGTCGTGGACGAGCGCGGGAACCGCCCCACCGATCCGGAGTGGGCCGCCAACCTGTCCGAGGGTTGGCACGAGCGCAGGAGGAACAACTTCCTCGCCGTGCTCGGTGGTGATCGGGACGAGCAGGACCGGGACATGGTGGCCGACCGGTGGAGCGACCTCGCCCTGCGCTACCGGGAAGTCGCGGACGAGACCGGCAGGGAGGAGCTCTCCGCGGAGGAGCACGAGCTCGTCCGGGAGATCGCCGACTTCAGGAAGATGAGCCAGGTGCGCGAGCGGGTGAGCTCCCTCGTCGAGGACGAGGGGACCGCGCGGGCCCTGCAACCGTGGTACCGCTACGAGTGCAAGCGCCCGACCTTCAACGACGATTACTACCCGGCCTTCAACCGCCCCAACGTGACGCTGGTCGACACGGAGGGGCGCGGGGTGGAACGCATCACCGAGCGCGGCCTGGTCAGCCACGGCGTCGAGTACGAGGTCGACTGCCTCGTCTTCGCGACCGGCTTCCAGGTGGGCGGCTCGCACCCCGCCGCCTCCGGCCTGCCGCTTCACGGCCGGGACGGTGTGACGCTGCCCGAGCACTTCAGCAACGGCATGCGCACGCTGCACGGGTTCACCAGCCACGGCTTCCCCAACCTGTTCTGCACGGGGCCCTCGCAGAACGGGGTGGCGCCCAATTTCACGCACGTGCTCGACGATCAGGCCGTTCACATCGCCGCGGTGATCACCGAGTCGGAGAAGCGCGGTGCGGCCTACGTGGAACCCACCGCGGCGGCCGAGCAGGCCTGGGTCGACGAGATGAGCGGGAGAGCCGGGGGCGACGGGGCGCTGGACGAGTGCACTCCGGGCTACTACAACAACGAGGGGCACTCCTCGGTCGTGCGCAGTTTCTACAAGCCGGACGAACTCGAGTTCGCGGAACTGCTGCGCCGGTGGCGCGCGGAGGACGGCTTCACCGACGTGCTCGTGTATCCCGGAGAGAACCATGACGCGGAACGGATCTGA
- a CDS encoding alpha/beta fold hydrolase: MPLSYVNGRELYFADTGGDENPAVLLGHGFFLDHTMFAAQADALASRGYRVVTWDARGHGDSPAGDAPFTYWDTARDLIGLMDHLGIGNAVVGGLSQGGFTALRAALIAPHRVTGLLLLDTEAHPLSAEDHRDYTALFGGLAEHGPVDELLVPLSQQIIGDHPQANHWRQRWKIRPLPLGSPARCLLERDDITARAGEIACPTLLMRGSKDASIPRERMEFLSTAIPQAGPLHEVDGAAHAPPVTHPEESTSLLVSFLDSLGRW; encoded by the coding sequence ATGCCACTGTCCTATGTCAACGGACGCGAGCTGTACTTCGCGGACACCGGGGGCGACGAAAACCCCGCTGTGCTGCTGGGACACGGCTTTTTCCTGGACCACACCATGTTCGCCGCGCAGGCCGACGCCCTCGCGTCCCGCGGCTACCGGGTGGTGACCTGGGACGCGCGTGGGCACGGCGACAGTCCGGCCGGGGACGCGCCGTTCACCTACTGGGACACCGCGCGCGACCTGATCGGCCTGATGGACCACCTGGGCATCGGGAACGCGGTCGTCGGCGGCCTCTCGCAGGGCGGGTTCACCGCGCTGCGCGCGGCGCTGATCGCACCGCACCGGGTCACCGGGCTTCTGCTCCTGGACACCGAGGCACACCCACTGTCCGCTGAGGACCACCGCGACTACACCGCCCTGTTCGGCGGGCTGGCCGAACACGGCCCCGTTGACGAGCTGCTCGTTCCGCTGTCACAGCAGATCATCGGAGACCACCCGCAAGCGAACCACTGGCGGCAACGCTGGAAGATCCGTCCGCTCCCCCTCGGTTCTCCCGCGCGGTGCCTGCTCGAACGCGACGACATCACTGCTCGCGCCGGTGAGATCGCGTGTCCCACGCTGCTGATGCGCGGTTCGAAGGACGCTTCCATCCCCCGTGAACGCATGGAGTTCCTGAGCACGGCCATCCCGCAGGCGGGCCCGCTGCACGAGGTGGACGGGGCGGCCCACGCCCCACCCGTGACGCATCCCGAGGAAAGCACCTCGCTGCTGGTGTCCTTCTTGGATTCCCTGGGGCGCTGGTAA
- a CDS encoding TetR/AcrR family transcriptional regulator: MTRPFREQVDEQILDRAAELFAQHGFAQTSLKALAESVGLSKAGLLHHYPSKEAIHEAALEMGRAQARLVYDDVARLPSGPGRDRRALELLTDVALERPGLVSLAFRPITAPGDHPVMLDGEDMLIHEIFVLAPEEQGTERLIRVVGALSALAVLTLTANREGDKTTWRPRIIATCFDALGHAGADVSSYGSDPLED, translated from the coding sequence GTGACAAGACCGTTCCGGGAGCAGGTGGACGAACAGATCCTCGACCGCGCGGCCGAGCTGTTCGCCCAGCACGGATTCGCCCAGACATCGCTGAAGGCGCTGGCCGAGTCGGTCGGCCTGTCCAAGGCAGGCCTGCTGCACCACTACCCCAGCAAGGAAGCGATCCACGAGGCCGCGCTGGAGATGGGGCGCGCGCAGGCCCGCCTGGTCTACGACGACGTCGCCCGGCTGCCATCCGGTCCGGGGCGGGACCGGCGTGCGCTGGAACTGCTGACCGACGTCGCCCTGGAAAGACCCGGCCTGGTCTCCCTGGCCTTCCGGCCGATCACGGCGCCGGGCGACCACCCCGTGATGCTCGACGGGGAGGACATGCTCATCCACGAGATCTTCGTCCTCGCCCCGGAGGAGCAGGGCACGGAACGACTCATCCGGGTCGTCGGTGCGCTGAGCGCGCTGGCCGTGCTCACGCTGACCGCCAACCGCGAAGGCGACAAGACCACGTGGCGGCCCCGGATCATCGCCACCTGCTTCGACGCGCTCGGCCATGCCGGCGCCGACGTTTCTTCGTACGGTTCCGACCCGCTGGAGGACTGA
- a CDS encoding DUF488 family protein produces the protein MRLITVGHGTATREEFARLLDEAGVSSVVDVRSAPGSRRAPDFNHSELRNWLPEAGVDYRWEKRLGGFRKLPENSPDVVWENSSFRAYAAHMRTEQFRTAIEELLEEAARVGTAVMCAESVWWRCHRRLIADHVMLARGVEAAHLMSDGSLREHSPMGAARLRADGLLVYDGDWRMP, from the coding sequence ATGCGGCTGATCACGGTCGGGCACGGCACGGCCACTCGCGAGGAGTTCGCCCGGTTGCTGGATGAGGCCGGTGTCTCGTCCGTCGTGGATGTGCGCAGCGCGCCGGGCAGCAGGCGCGCCCCCGACTTCAACCACTCGGAACTCCGGAACTGGCTGCCCGAGGCCGGTGTCGACTACCGCTGGGAGAAGCGCCTCGGCGGGTTCCGCAAGCTGCCGGAGAACTCGCCGGACGTGGTCTGGGAGAACAGCTCGTTCCGCGCCTACGCGGCGCACATGCGCACCGAGCAGTTCCGCACCGCGATCGAGGAGCTGCTCGAGGAGGCCGCACGGGTCGGCACGGCGGTCATGTGCGCGGAGAGCGTGTGGTGGCGCTGCCACCGGCGCTTGATCGCCGATCACGTGATGCTGGCCCGTGGTGTCGAGGCCGCCCACCTCATGTCCGACGGCAGCCTGCGGGAGCACTCCCCGATGGGGGCGGCGCGGCTGCGCGCGGACGGCCTGCTGGTTTACGACGGGGACTGGCGGATGCCGTGA
- a CDS encoding NADP-dependent isocitrate dehydrogenase, producing MSKIKVLGTVAELDGDEMTRIIWSFIKDKLIHPYLDINLDYYDLGVENRDATDDQVTVDAANAISKHGVGVKCATITPDEARVDEFGLKKMWRSPNGTIRNILGGVIFREPIVISNIPRYVPTWTKPIVIGRHAHADQYKATDFKVPGAGTVTVTYTPADGSEPMELEVANFPEEGGVAMAMYNYRRSIEEFARASFRYGLERGYPVYMSTKNTILKSYDGLFKDVFEEIYENEFKADFEANGIEYEHRLIDDMVATALKWEGGYVWACKNYDGDVQSDTVAQGFGSLGLMTSVLMTENGTVEAEAAHGTVTRHYRRHQQGQETSTNPIASIFAWTRGLQQRGKLDSTPEVVEFAKTLEQVVIETVESGKMTKDLALLVGGDQGHLNTQEFLNALDENLQKKMAQR from the coding sequence ATGAGCAAGATCAAGGTACTGGGAACCGTCGCCGAACTCGACGGCGACGAGATGACCCGCATCATCTGGTCCTTCATCAAGGACAAGCTGATCCACCCCTACCTGGACATCAACCTCGACTACTACGACCTGGGCGTCGAGAACAGGGACGCCACCGACGACCAGGTGACCGTCGACGCCGCCAACGCGATCTCCAAGCACGGTGTCGGCGTCAAGTGCGCCACCATCACCCCGGACGAGGCCCGCGTGGACGAGTTCGGGCTGAAGAAGATGTGGCGCAGCCCGAACGGCACGATCCGCAACATCCTCGGCGGCGTGATCTTCCGCGAGCCGATCGTCATCTCCAACATCCCGCGGTACGTGCCGACCTGGACCAAGCCGATCGTCATCGGCAGGCACGCGCACGCCGACCAGTACAAGGCCACCGACTTCAAGGTCCCCGGCGCGGGCACCGTGACCGTCACCTACACGCCGGCCGACGGTTCCGAGCCGATGGAGCTCGAGGTCGCCAACTTCCCCGAAGAGGGCGGTGTGGCGATGGCCATGTACAACTACCGGCGTTCCATCGAGGAGTTCGCGCGGGCCTCGTTCCGCTACGGTCTCGAGCGGGGCTACCCGGTCTACATGTCCACCAAGAACACGATCCTCAAGTCCTACGACGGCCTGTTCAAGGACGTGTTCGAGGAGATCTACGAGAACGAGTTCAAGGCCGACTTCGAGGCCAACGGGATCGAGTACGAGCACCGGCTGATCGACGACATGGTCGCCACCGCGCTGAAGTGGGAGGGCGGCTACGTCTGGGCCTGCAAGAACTACGACGGTGACGTCCAGTCCGACACAGTCGCCCAGGGCTTCGGCTCCCTCGGCCTGATGACCTCGGTGCTGATGACCGAGAACGGCACCGTCGAGGCCGAGGCCGCGCACGGCACGGTCACCAGGCACTACCGCAGGCACCAGCAGGGTCAGGAGACCTCCACCAACCCGATCGCGTCCATCTTCGCGTGGACCCGCGGGCTGCAGCAGCGCGGCAAGCTGGACTCGACCCCCGAGGTCGTCGAGTTCGCCAAGACGCTGGAGCAGGTCGTCATCGAGACCGTCGAGAGCGGCAAGATGACCAAGGACCTCGCGCTGCTGGTCGGTGGCGACCAGGGGCACCTGAACACCCAGGAGTTCCTGAACGCGCTGGACGAGAACCTGCAGAAGAAGATGGCCCAGCGCTGA
- a CDS encoding MMPL family transporter produces MARLLYRLGAGAHRHRLLVVLVWLVALAGAGVGAATLSGPTSDSFSIPGQESTIAQDKLQEEFDSGGGVTAKVVLRAPDGQQLTSPANVAEIKSLVSELSEQPGVTTASDPLNPNSPTISPDRTTAYSTVTYDATAGEVTSEQREALLDTVEQADEGAFTVEVSGQAVMATPSVGGPAEAIGVIVALVILALTYGSLVTAGMNLITAGVGVGIGALGISIATGFMELQSTTSILATMLGLAVGIDYALFIINRHRQELRQGTDIRTSIATAVGTAGSAVLTAGITVFIALAGLSVVGIPFLTQMGLAAAATIVVAVLVALTLVPAVLGYLGHHVLPRKQRTAPAGEAGSEHGSTADAENGSANDRSFHQKWISAITRGRVPALLISLVALGVVAIPAASMQTTLVQTPSEGTTQARAQQMLADSFGPGVNGPLVAFFEGGDAPRTAQQASGAIAGLDDVATVTPPVPNASGDAAMLTVIPESGPSSQETEQLVGDLRDRLDGIGGADSYVTGTTAVSVDVAQALDQALPIYLVLVVGLALILLVLVFRSILVPLVGVLGFLLTLGAALGATVAVFQWGWLSNVINLDDTGPLISLTPILMIGILFGLAMDYQIFLVSRMHEAYHKGHAPRDAIVNGFRQAAPVVVAAALIMFSVFAGFVPAGNATIKSIAFALAIGILVDAFVVRMVLMPAALALLGRAAWWLPGWLRWLPALDVEGAALTDVDGSHGETGSGERQRAGIGS; encoded by the coding sequence ATGGCACGTCTGCTATACCGACTGGGAGCCGGTGCCCATCGGCACCGGTTACTCGTCGTCCTGGTGTGGCTGGTTGCCCTCGCCGGAGCGGGCGTGGGCGCGGCGACGCTGTCCGGGCCCACATCGGACAGTTTCTCCATCCCCGGCCAGGAATCCACCATCGCCCAGGACAAACTCCAGGAGGAGTTCGACTCGGGAGGTGGGGTGACCGCCAAGGTCGTGTTGCGGGCCCCGGACGGGCAACAACTGACCAGCCCCGCCAACGTCGCCGAGATCAAGAGCCTGGTCTCCGAGCTGTCCGAACAGCCCGGTGTGACCACGGCCAGCGACCCGCTGAACCCGAACTCGCCGACGATCAGCCCCGATCGGACCACGGCGTACAGTACGGTCACCTACGACGCCACCGCGGGTGAGGTCACCAGCGAACAGCGCGAGGCGCTGCTCGACACCGTCGAACAGGCGGACGAGGGCGCGTTCACCGTCGAAGTGAGCGGCCAGGCCGTCATGGCCACCCCCTCGGTCGGAGGCCCCGCGGAGGCGATCGGCGTCATCGTCGCCCTGGTGATCCTCGCGCTGACCTACGGTTCGCTGGTCACCGCCGGGATGAACCTGATCACCGCCGGAGTGGGCGTTGGCATCGGTGCGCTGGGCATCAGCATCGCCACCGGCTTCATGGAGTTGCAGTCCACCACCTCCATCCTGGCCACGATGCTGGGCCTGGCGGTCGGCATCGACTACGCCCTGTTCATCATCAACCGGCACCGGCAGGAACTGCGGCAAGGCACGGACATCCGGACCTCCATCGCCACCGCGGTGGGCACCGCGGGATCGGCGGTGCTCACGGCCGGGATCACCGTGTTCATCGCCCTGGCCGGGCTGTCGGTCGTGGGGATCCCCTTCCTCACCCAGATGGGGCTCGCGGCGGCGGCGACCATCGTCGTGGCGGTGCTCGTGGCCCTCACCCTGGTGCCCGCAGTCCTCGGCTACCTCGGTCACCACGTGCTGCCCCGCAAGCAGCGCACCGCTCCGGCAGGCGAGGCCGGTTCCGAGCACGGCTCCACGGCCGACGCCGAGAACGGCTCCGCGAACGACCGGAGCTTCCACCAGAAGTGGATCAGCGCGATCACCCGCGGCCGAGTGCCCGCGCTGCTGATCTCGCTCGTCGCGCTCGGCGTCGTGGCGATCCCCGCCGCGTCCATGCAGACCACGCTGGTCCAAACCCCCTCCGAGGGAACCACGCAGGCCAGGGCGCAGCAGATGCTGGCCGACAGCTTCGGTCCGGGCGTCAACGGTCCCCTCGTGGCCTTCTTCGAGGGCGGTGACGCACCGCGAACCGCGCAGCAGGCCAGCGGCGCGATCGCCGGGCTCGACGACGTCGCCACCGTCACACCCCCGGTGCCGAACGCGAGCGGTGACGCCGCCATGCTCACCGTCATCCCCGAGTCCGGTCCTTCCAGCCAGGAGACCGAACAGCTCGTGGGGGACCTGCGTGACCGGCTGGACGGCATCGGCGGCGCCGACAGCTACGTGACCGGAACCACCGCCGTCAGCGTCGACGTCGCCCAGGCCCTGGACCAAGCCCTGCCGATCTACCTGGTGCTGGTCGTGGGGTTGGCGCTGATCCTGCTGGTTCTGGTGTTCCGCTCCATCCTGGTTCCGCTGGTCGGGGTGCTCGGCTTCCTGCTGACCCTGGGCGCCGCGCTCGGCGCGACCGTGGCGGTGTTCCAGTGGGGCTGGCTGAGCAACGTGATCAACCTCGACGACACCGGGCCGCTGATCAGCCTCACCCCGATCCTGATGATCGGCATCCTGTTCGGGTTGGCGATGGACTACCAGATCTTCCTGGTCTCCCGGATGCACGAGGCCTACCACAAGGGACACGCGCCCCGCGACGCGATCGTGAACGGCTTCCGGCAGGCGGCGCCGGTCGTGGTGGCGGCGGCACTGATCATGTTCTCGGTGTTCGCCGGGTTCGTTCCGGCGGGCAACGCCACCATCAAGTCGATCGCCTTCGCGCTGGCGATCGGCATCCTGGTGGACGCCTTCGTGGTCCGCATGGTCCTCATGCCCGCGGCGCTGGCGCTGCTCGGAAGGGCGGCGTGGTGGCTGCCCGGTTGGCTGCGGTGGCTGCCCGCCCTCGACGTGGAGGGCGCCGCGCTCACCGACGTCGACGGATCGCACGGCGAGACCGGCTCCGGCGAGCGGCAACGGGCCGGAATCGGCTCGTGA